The Streptomyces sp. 135 sequence GCGGGCCGCGCGGCTGGTCTGCGGGGCGGGCGCGGCGACGATCACGCCCGCGCAGGCCCACCGGATCCTCACCACGGCCGGGATCGCCCCGGGCGGGGGCGGGGGCGGTTCGGCCGTGCACCACCATGGTCAGTCGGCCGCCGCCGCGCACTCGGTGGGCTCGGCGCACTCGGCGGGCTCGATGGGCGCCATGGCGCTCCTGCCCTCCCTGCCGATGCTCGTCGCCCACATCCTCGCGGCCGTCGCCGCGGGCTGGCTGCTGCGCCGCGGCGATCTCGCCCTGCTCCGGCTCGTCCGGCTCGCGCACGGGGCGCACGGGGTCGCCGAAGCGGCGCTCGTACGTTCCTTGCGCTCGGCCCTCACCCTCGTACGCGCCCTGCGGGCCGGTCTGCCCGGCGCGCCCGGGACCAGTGGGCCGCAGGCTCCGCGCACGGCGCTGCTCCCGCCGCCGAGGCCGCGCATGGTCACGCTGGAGGACGCGGTGATCCGCCGCGGCCCGCCGGCCGGCGCCCGCGACGTCGAACTCGCTGCCTGACGCGACGTACTCCACTCAGCGGTACGGAGGGGTCGCTCGGCACGCACGCGCGCGTGCCCGCCAACCAGGCCGCGCGCATCCCCCTCGTACTGAGTACCGAGCACTGTGCTCTGCGTACCGCGCTTTGCGTACCGCGTGCGCGCCGCTCACCGCGTACTCGTCACACCTGCCGAAAAGTGGAGTGTTTCCCTGATGAAGATGTCCCGCATCGCCGCCGTCGGCACCGTCGCCGCCTCCGCCGTCCTCGTGCTCGGCGCGCCCGCGTTCGCGCACGTCAGCGTCTCGCCGGAGGGTGAGGCCGCCAAGGGCGGCTACGCGACGGTCAACTTCAAGGTGCCGAACGAGATGGACGACGCCTCGACCAACAAGCTCGAGGTCTCCTTCCCCGGCGACCACCCGCTCGCCTCCGTGATGACGCAGCCCGTCCCGGGCTGGACCGCGAAGGTCACCAAGAGCAAGCTCGACAAGCCGCTGGAGATCCACGGCAAGAAGATCGACGAGGCCGTCACCAAGGTCACCTGGACCGCCGACGGCAAGGGCATCCGGCCCGGCACCTTCCAGAAGTTCCCGGTCTCCATGGGCCAGCTGCCCGAGGACACCGACGAACTCGTCTTCAAGGCCGTCCAGACGTACGACAACAAGGAAGTCGTCCGCTGGATCGAGCCGCAGCAGAAGGGCCAGGAGGAGCCGGAGCACCCCGCGCCCACCCTCCGGCTGACCGCCGCGTCCGACGACCACCACGGCTCGGGCACCGCGTCCGACGACGCGAAGTCGGACCACGCCAAGGGCGACGCGAAGTCCGAAAGCACCGCCTCCGACTCCTCCGACAGCAGTGACACCGTCGCCCGCGTCCTCGGCATCGTCGGCATCGTCGTCGGCGCCGCGGGCCTCGCGTTCGGCCTTCTCGCCAAGCGCCGCGGCGCCACCGGCTGACCCGCCGGGCCCGTCATCCTTCGGGGTGCGCCGGGGCGGCCGACGTCCGCCCCGGTGCACCCCGGCCCCCTCACATCTGGGACATTTTCGTATGCGCACGAAGAGCACGAAGAGCACGAAGAGCTCCACGAGCATCAAGGGCACCAGAAGCACCGAGAAGAAGCTCGCCGCCGCTGCCCTGCTGGCCGTGGCCGCCCTCACCCTGACCGCCTGCGGCGGCGGTGACGACAACAAGAAGCCGGTCGCCGACGTCTCCATGGAGACCGACTCGGGCAAGGCGGCCACGGTTCTGGACAAGCCGTTCGAGAAGCCGGACCTCGTCCTGACCGACACCCGGGGCAAGAAGTATGACCTGCGCGAGGAGACGAAGGGCCGGCCGACGCTGATCTACTTCGGCTACACGCACTGCCCCGACGTCTGCCCCCTGACGATGAACAACATCGCGGTCGCCAAGAAGGCCCTGCCCAAGGCCGACCAGGAGAAGCTGAAGGTCGTCTTCGTCACGACCGACCCCAAGCGCGACACCCCCGCCGAACTCGG is a genomic window containing:
- a CDS encoding SCO family protein, with the translated sequence MRTKSTKSTKSSTSIKGTRSTEKKLAAAALLAVAALTLTACGGGDDNKKPVADVSMETDSGKAATVLDKPFEKPDLVLTDTRGKKYDLREETKGRPTLIYFGYTHCPDVCPLTMNNIAVAKKALPKADQEKLKVVFVTTDPKRDTPAELGKWLKGVDADFTGLTGDFATIQAGARQLGISIEPSQKDKNGKIVSVHGKQVIAFSPKTDAGYVLYGEEATAGDYTKDLPKLVKGATP
- a CDS encoding YcnI family protein, whose amino-acid sequence is MKMSRIAAVGTVAASAVLVLGAPAFAHVSVSPEGEAAKGGYATVNFKVPNEMDDASTNKLEVSFPGDHPLASVMTQPVPGWTAKVTKSKLDKPLEIHGKKIDEAVTKVTWTADGKGIRPGTFQKFPVSMGQLPEDTDELVFKAVQTYDNKEVVRWIEPQQKGQEEPEHPAPTLRLTAASDDHHGSGTASDDAKSDHAKGDAKSESTASDSSDSSDTVARVLGIVGIVVGAAGLAFGLLAKRRGATG